In the genome of Limnobaculum zhutongyuii, one region contains:
- the pth gene encoding aminoacyl-tRNA hydrolase codes for MSSIKLIVGLANPGAEYAQTRHNAGAWFVDLLAERNNQPLKEETKFFGYTARLNIAGNDIRLLVPTTFMNLSGKAVLTMANFFRISPDEILVAHDELDLPPGVAKLKLGGGNGGHNGLKDIANKLGNNPNFYRLRIGIGHPGDKNKVTGFVLGKPPASEQKMIDEAIDEAVRCTDILIKENITKAMNRLHAFKATA; via the coding sequence GTGAGTAGTATTAAATTAATCGTTGGTTTAGCTAACCCGGGAGCGGAATATGCTCAAACTCGCCACAATGCCGGTGCCTGGTTTGTTGATCTGTTAGCTGAGCGCAATAATCAGCCGTTAAAAGAAGAGACGAAATTCTTTGGCTACACCGCTCGCCTGAATATCGCAGGTAACGATATCAGACTGTTGGTTCCTACCACCTTTATGAATTTAAGTGGAAAAGCTGTGCTGACCATGGCCAATTTCTTTCGAATCTCACCCGATGAAATTCTGGTGGCTCATGACGAACTCGACCTCCCCCCTGGCGTGGCTAAATTAAAATTGGGTGGTGGTAATGGAGGTCACAACGGTTTAAAGGATATCGCAAATAAGCTGGGCAATAACCCTAACTTTTATCGATTAAGAATTGGTATTGGTCATCCGGGGGACAAAAATAAAGTTACGGGATTTGTTTTGGGTAAACCACCGGCTTCTGAACAAAAGATGATAGATGAAGCTATTGATGAAGCGGTACGCTGTACCGATATTTTGATTAAAGAAAATATTACTAAAGCAATGAATCGGTTACACGCCTTTAAAGCCACTGCTTAA
- the lolB gene encoding lipoprotein insertase outer membrane protein LolB, with translation MTFIRTSTFLKLIPLASVFLTACTLTGQQGTAVSPSSPEWQKHQQQVTALTQYQTRGAFAYLSSEQKVYARFFWQQQNPDQYRLVLTNPLGNTVMELNVQPGLVQLTDDQGQRYVSDDAEKMIQELTGMTIPLNNMRKWMLGLPADAKNYTLTPEARLHKVTLEQNGQTWTVDYQAYNQDVQPALPSRLEISHDEERIKLKMDNWTLQ, from the coding sequence ATGACATTTATACGGACTTCTACTTTTCTAAAACTGATCCCTTTAGCCAGCGTATTTCTGACTGCCTGTACATTAACCGGTCAACAGGGTACGGCGGTTTCGCCCTCTTCTCCTGAGTGGCAGAAACATCAACAGCAGGTTACGGCGCTGACTCAATATCAAACTCGTGGTGCTTTTGCTTATCTTTCATCTGAACAGAAAGTGTACGCCCGATTTTTTTGGCAGCAGCAGAATCCCGATCAATACCGTTTAGTATTGACCAACCCATTAGGTAATACCGTTATGGAGCTAAACGTTCAGCCGGGTCTGGTACAGTTAACCGACGATCAAGGCCAACGCTATGTCAGCGATGATGCCGAGAAGATGATCCAGGAACTAACGGGAATGACTATTCCACTAAACAATATGCGTAAGTGGATGCTTGGCCTGCCGGCTGATGCCAAAAATTACACGTTAACGCCAGAAGCTCGTCTGCATAAAGTAACCCTGGAGCAAAACGGACAAACCTGGACCGTTGATTACCAGGCTTATAATCAGGACGTTCAACCCGCACTACCGAGCCGTCTGGAAATATCCCATGATGAAGAACGTATTAAGCTGAAGATGGACAACTGGACACTGCAATGA
- a CDS encoding GlsB/YeaQ/YmgE family stress response membrane protein, with amino-acid sequence MGFIAWIVLGLIVGILAKWIMPGKDGGGFIVTVILGIVGALVGGYISSFFGFGTVDGFNIGSLVIAVLGALLVLFIYRKIKS; translated from the coding sequence ATGGGTTTTATTGCTTGGATCGTATTAGGTTTAATTGTCGGTATTCTGGCTAAATGGATCATGCCTGGTAAAGATGGCGGTGGATTTATCGTAACCGTTATTCTGGGTATTGTTGGTGCATTAGTTGGGGGATATATCAGTTCCTTCTTCGGCTTCGGCACGGTAGATGGTTTCAATATCGGAAGCCTGGTTATTGCTGTTCTTGGTGCACTACTGGTTCTGTTTATCTATCGCAAAATCAAGAGCTAA
- the prs gene encoding ribose-phosphate diphosphokinase codes for MPDMKLFAGNATPELAQRVANRLYTSLGDAAVGRFSDGEVSVQINENVRGGDIFIIQSTCAPTNDNLMELVVMVDALRRASAGRITAVIPYFGYARQDRRVRSARVPITAKVVADFLSSVGVDRVLTVDLHAEQIQGFFDVPVDNVFGSPILLEDMLQQNLESPIVVSPDIGGVVRARAIAKLLNDTDMAIIDKRRPRANVSQVMHIIGDVNGRDCVLVDDMIDTGGTLCKAAEALKERGAKRVFAYATHPIFSGNAVDNIKNSVIDEVVVCDTIPLSAEIKAINKVRTLTLSGMLAEAIRRISNEESISAMFEH; via the coding sequence GTGCCTGACATGAAGCTCTTTGCTGGTAACGCTACGCCGGAACTAGCACAACGTGTAGCCAATCGTCTTTATACATCTCTTGGTGACGCCGCTGTAGGCCGTTTTAGTGACGGTGAAGTGAGTGTTCAAATTAATGAAAACGTACGCGGTGGCGATATCTTTATTATCCAATCCACCTGTGCACCAACCAATGACAATTTAATGGAATTAGTCGTGATGGTTGATGCCCTGCGTCGCGCTTCTGCTGGTCGTATTACCGCGGTAATTCCTTACTTTGGTTATGCCCGTCAGGATCGTCGTGTACGTTCAGCCCGTGTACCAATCACTGCTAAAGTTGTTGCTGACTTTCTTTCCAGCGTTGGTGTTGACCGTGTATTAACCGTAGATTTACATGCTGAACAGATTCAAGGGTTCTTCGATGTACCGGTTGATAACGTATTCGGTAGCCCAATCCTGTTAGAAGACATGTTGCAACAAAATCTGGAAAGCCCAATTGTTGTTTCTCCAGACATTGGTGGTGTTGTTCGTGCCCGCGCTATCGCTAAACTGCTTAACGATACTGATATGGCTATTATCGATAAACGTCGCCCGCGCGCTAACGTTTCTCAGGTAATGCATATTATTGGTGATGTTAACGGTCGCGACTGCGTTTTAGTTGACGACATGATTGATACCGGTGGCACCCTGTGTAAAGCGGCTGAAGCACTGAAAGAGCGTGGCGCTAAACGTGTATTTGCTTACGCGACTCACCCGATCTTCTCAGGTAATGCCGTCGATAACATCAAAAACTCCGTGATTGATGAAGTGGTGGTTTGTGACACCATTCCGCTGTCTGCTGAAATTAAAGCGATTAATAAAGTTCGTACGTTAACGCTTTCTGGCATGCTGGCTGAGGCTATTCGCCGCATCAGTAACGAAGAGTCAATTTCTGCCATGTTTGAGCATTAA
- the argS gene encoding arginine--tRNA ligase — MNIQALLSDKITQALIAAGAPADCEAQVRQSAKAQFGDYQANGIMAVAKKLGLPPRQLAEQVLTHLDLSPIASKIEIAGPGFINIFLDPEWLASKVELALQDDKLNVTPAHKQTIVVDYSAPNVAKEMHVGHLRSTIIGDAVVRTLEFLGHNVIRANHVGDWGTQFGMLIAYLEKMENENADNMTLSDLEAFYRTAKQHYDSDPVFAERAREYVVKLQGGDEYCRSMWRKLVDVTMHQNILTYQRLNVTLTVGDIMGESIYNAMLPGIVADLKAKGLAVESDGATVVYLDEFKNKEGEPMGVIVQKNDGGFLYTTTDIACAKYRYETLGAERILYYIDSRQHQHLMQAWTIVRKAGYIPDSVTLEHHMFGMMLGKDGKPFKTRSGGTIKLSDLLDEAIENADAKLHNLILEKNPDMTADELKDVINAVGIGAVKYSDLSKNRTTDYVFDWDIMLALEGNTAPYMQYAYTRVASIFKRAGIDESTLTSALKIVDEREKALATRLMQFEETLYTVAREGTPHVMCAYLYDVAGLFSGFYENCPILNADDESTRQSRLKLAALTARTLKLGLDTLGIQTVERM, encoded by the coding sequence GTGAATATACAGGCTCTTTTATCAGATAAAATTACCCAGGCACTCATTGCTGCTGGCGCGCCTGCAGATTGTGAAGCTCAAGTGCGTCAGTCTGCCAAAGCACAGTTTGGTGATTATCAAGCCAATGGCATTATGGCCGTAGCGAAAAAGCTCGGTCTTCCTCCTCGTCAATTGGCTGAGCAGGTATTAACCCATCTGGATCTCTCCCCCATCGCCAGTAAAATCGAAATTGCGGGGCCAGGATTTATTAATATCTTTCTGGATCCTGAGTGGCTGGCCTCCAAGGTGGAACTGGCATTACAAGACGATAAGTTAAATGTCACCCCAGCTCATAAACAAACCATCGTAGTTGACTATTCCGCACCAAACGTTGCCAAAGAAATGCATGTGGGTCATTTGCGTTCAACCATCATTGGTGATGCCGTTGTTCGTACGTTAGAGTTTCTGGGCCATAACGTTATCCGAGCTAACCACGTGGGCGATTGGGGAACCCAGTTTGGTATGCTGATTGCCTATCTGGAAAAGATGGAAAATGAGAATGCGGATAATATGACACTATCCGATCTTGAAGCCTTCTATCGTACCGCCAAGCAGCATTATGATTCCGATCCGGTTTTCGCTGAACGTGCCCGTGAATATGTGGTGAAGCTGCAAGGTGGTGACGAATACTGCCGTTCCATGTGGCGTAAGCTGGTTGACGTAACCATGCACCAAAATATCCTTACCTACCAGCGTCTGAATGTGACCTTAACCGTTGGCGACATTATGGGCGAAAGTATCTATAACGCGATGTTGCCCGGTATTGTGGCCGACCTTAAGGCCAAAGGTCTGGCGGTTGAAAGTGACGGGGCAACGGTGGTTTATCTTGATGAATTCAAGAATAAAGAAGGTGAACCTATGGGAGTTATCGTCCAGAAGAATGACGGTGGCTTCCTGTATACCACAACCGATATTGCCTGTGCTAAATACCGCTATGAAACCTTAGGTGCTGAACGTATTCTTTATTACATTGACTCTCGTCAGCATCAACATCTGATGCAGGCATGGACCATCGTACGTAAGGCTGGCTATATCCCTGACAGCGTGACGCTGGAACACCATATGTTTGGCATGATGCTAGGTAAAGATGGCAAACCGTTTAAAACTCGTTCTGGCGGCACCATTAAGCTATCCGATTTGCTGGATGAAGCCATTGAGAATGCCGACGCTAAGCTGCATAACCTGATTCTTGAAAAGAATCCGGACATGACAGCAGATGAACTGAAAGATGTGATTAACGCTGTAGGTATTGGTGCCGTTAAATACTCTGATTTATCTAAAAATCGTACCACTGATTATGTGTTCGATTGGGATATCATGTTAGCGTTAGAAGGCAACACCGCACCTTATATGCAGTATGCCTATACTCGCGTGGCCTCTATTTTTAAACGCGCTGGCATTGATGAAAGCACGTTAACAAGTGCACTGAAAATTGTTGATGAGCGTGAAAAAGCTCTGGCTACTCGTCTGATGCAATTTGAAGAAACGCTCTACACCGTAGCCCGAGAAGGTACACCGCATGTGATGTGTGCTTACCTGTACGATGTCGCTGGCCTGTTCTCCGGTTTCTATGAAAACTGCCCAATTCTGAATGCTGATGACGAAAGCACTCGTCAGAGCCGTCTGAAATTAGCCGCGCTTACTGCCCGTACGTTGAAGTTGGGTCTGGATACCCTAGGTATCCAAACGGTTGAGCGGATGTAA
- a CDS encoding YceH family protein: MKYQLTDSEARVIGSMLEKEVTTPDQYPLSLNSLMTACNQKTSREPVMDLSELDVQETLDSLQKKYLVRTASGIGGRVAKYVHRFCNTEFGDFKLSPAELAVVCLLLLRGPQTPGELRTRSNRLYEFSDISEVEQVLEGLSNREDGPYVVKLAREPGRRESRYAHLFCGPVDAASFSSASSTSDNRVSETSEELSERVQQLETEVALLKQQLAELNEKFEILVG; this comes from the coding sequence ATGAAGTATCAATTAACGGATAGTGAAGCCCGGGTTATCGGCAGTATGCTGGAAAAAGAGGTGACGACACCAGACCAGTACCCATTATCACTAAATAGCTTAATGACCGCCTGTAATCAGAAAACCAGCCGTGAACCCGTCATGGATTTAAGTGAGTTGGACGTGCAGGAAACGTTGGATAGCCTGCAAAAAAAGTATCTGGTACGTACTGCCAGCGGAATTGGTGGCCGGGTTGCTAAATATGTTCATCGTTTTTGTAATACCGAGTTTGGTGATTTTAAACTGTCACCGGCCGAGTTGGCCGTCGTTTGTTTGCTGCTATTGCGCGGTCCTCAAACTCCGGGTGAACTGAGAACGCGTTCCAATCGACTGTATGAATTCTCGGATATCAGTGAGGTTGAACAGGTACTGGAAGGATTGTCCAATCGGGAAGATGGTCCCTATGTTGTTAAGCTGGCGCGGGAACCGGGTAGAAGAGAGAGTCGTTATGCTCATCTATTTTGCGGGCCAGTAGATGCCGCTTCTTTTAGTTCAGCAAGTTCAACGTCAGACAATAGAGTGTCAGAAACCTCTGAAGAGTTAAGTGAACGGGTACAACAGTTAGAGACAGAGGTTGCCTTACTGAAGCAGCAATTGGCTGAACTAAACGAAAAGTTTGAGATTTTAGTTGGTTAA
- the rimJ gene encoding ribosomal protein S5-alanine N-acetyltransferase yields MFGYRSNVPKVSLTTDRLSVRLACERDAYRLADYYTENREFLKPWEPVRDQSYCYPSGWQVRLNLINELHKQGNAYYFLLLDPDEKEVRGVANFSNVIRGDFHACILGYSLGQKWEGQGLMYEALQPALRYMLNQQRMHRIMANYMPHNQRSGNLLLRLGFEREGYAKQYLRIDGNWQDHVMMALTNLNWKPAI; encoded by the coding sequence ATGTTTGGCTATCGTTCGAATGTTCCTAAGGTATCATTAACGACGGATCGCCTGAGCGTGCGTCTTGCCTGCGAACGTGATGCCTACCGGCTTGCAGACTATTATACCGAGAATAGAGAGTTCCTGAAGCCATGGGAACCCGTGCGTGACCAGAGTTATTGTTATCCTTCTGGCTGGCAGGTGCGTTTAAATCTGATTAATGAGTTGCATAAGCAGGGCAATGCTTATTATTTCTTGTTACTCGATCCCGATGAAAAAGAGGTCAGAGGCGTTGCAAATTTTAGCAATGTCATCCGGGGAGATTTTCATGCCTGTATTCTGGGCTATTCCCTTGGGCAAAAATGGGAAGGTCAGGGATTAATGTATGAAGCGCTACAGCCAGCATTACGCTATATGCTTAACCAGCAGCGAATGCACCGAATAATGGCAAACTATATGCCCCATAATCAGCGCAGTGGAAATTTATTATTACGATTAGGTTTTGAGCGTGAAGGGTATGCTAAACAGTATCTGCGAATTGATGGAAACTGGCAGGATCACGTGATGATGGCCCTGACAAACCTTAACTGGAAACCGGCGATTTAA
- the murJ gene encoding murein biosynthesis integral membrane protein MurJ, which produces MNLLKSLAAVSSMTMVSRILGFARDAIVARAFGAGMATDAFFVAFKLPNLLRRIFAEGAFSQAFVPILAEYKTQQGEEATRTFIAYVSGLLTLVLALVTFLGIVAAPWVIWVTAPGFTDEPDKFALTTQLLQVTFPYILLISLASLAGAILNTWNRFSVPAFAPTLLNVSMIGFALFGAPYFDPPIMALAWAVVVGGILQLLYQLPHLKKIGMLVLPRLNLRDSGVWRVMRQMGPAILGVSVSQISLIINTIFASFLASGSVSWMYYADRLMELPSGVLGVALGTILLPSLAKSFSSGNAEEYSSLMDWGLRLCFLLALPCSVALGVISEPLIKSLFQYGQFSAHDAMMTRQALIAYSVGLMGLILVKVLAPGFYSRQDIKTPVRIAIVTLIATQLMNLAFIGPFKHAGLALSIGVAACLNAGLLFWQLKKRKYFQPKSGWGIFFVKLIIALIVMTAALIGMVYIMPAWDIGSMLMRILRLLLVVAVGVVAYFGTLGLLGFRIRDFARRIA; this is translated from the coding sequence ATGAATTTATTAAAATCACTTGCCGCGGTCAGCTCAATGACCATGGTGTCACGGATTCTGGGATTTGCCCGTGATGCGATTGTGGCGCGGGCGTTTGGTGCCGGAATGGCAACGGATGCCTTTTTTGTCGCTTTTAAGTTACCTAATTTGCTACGACGTATTTTTGCCGAAGGGGCATTCTCTCAGGCATTTGTTCCTATTCTGGCTGAATATAAAACCCAACAGGGGGAAGAGGCGACCAGAACCTTTATTGCCTATGTATCTGGTCTGCTAACGTTGGTATTAGCACTGGTGACTTTTCTGGGTATTGTTGCCGCCCCTTGGGTTATTTGGGTTACTGCACCGGGATTTACCGATGAGCCGGATAAGTTTGCTCTAACAACTCAACTGTTACAGGTTACCTTCCCCTATATTTTGCTGATATCGCTAGCCTCGCTGGCTGGCGCGATTCTTAATACCTGGAATCGTTTTTCGGTACCGGCATTTGCTCCCACGTTGTTAAACGTGAGTATGATTGGTTTTGCTTTATTTGGTGCGCCTTACTTTGACCCGCCGATTATGGCACTGGCTTGGGCGGTGGTGGTTGGGGGAATTCTTCAACTGCTCTATCAGTTGCCACATTTGAAAAAGATTGGCATGTTGGTTTTACCGCGCCTCAATTTGCGAGACAGTGGCGTTTGGCGTGTTATGAGGCAAATGGGGCCTGCAATTCTCGGCGTATCGGTGAGTCAAATCTCACTGATCATTAATACTATTTTTGCTTCATTTCTGGCGTCGGGGTCTGTGTCCTGGATGTATTATGCCGACCGCTTAATGGAGCTGCCGTCAGGGGTATTAGGGGTTGCGTTAGGGACTATCTTATTACCTTCATTAGCCAAAAGTTTCTCCAGCGGGAATGCTGAAGAGTACTCCAGCTTGATGGACTGGGGATTAAGACTCTGCTTTTTACTGGCTTTACCTTGTTCAGTCGCGTTGGGAGTTATCTCTGAGCCATTGATCAAATCGCTGTTTCAGTATGGTCAATTTAGCGCCCACGATGCGATGATGACTCGCCAGGCGTTGATTGCCTATTCGGTCGGACTGATGGGGTTAATTTTGGTTAAAGTTCTGGCTCCGGGCTTTTATTCCCGTCAGGATATTAAAACACCGGTCAGAATTGCTATTGTTACGCTGATTGCCACCCAACTGATGAACCTGGCGTTCATTGGTCCGTTTAAACATGCAGGTCTGGCGCTGTCGATTGGTGTTGCTGCCTGTCTCAATGCCGGTTTGTTGTTTTGGCAGTTGAAAAAACGTAAATATTTTCAGCCCAAAAGCGGTTGGGGTATCTTCTTTGTTAAATTGATCATTGCCCTTATAGTCATGACTGCGGCGTTAATTGGCATGGTGTATATTATGCCTGCGTGGGATATCGGTAGTATGCTGATGCGCATATTACGTTTGTTACTGGTGGTAGCCGTTGGAGTCGTAGCTTATTTCGGCACACTGGGATTATTAGGTTTTCGCATCAGGGATTTTGCCCGTCGGATAGCGTAG
- the ychH gene encoding stress-induced protein YchH — MKRRNAVLLGNILMGLGLVSMIGGVGLTIVGHLKDMVLLPGDLAHIPIMGIFLGALVWLVGARIGGRDRVADRYWWIKHSDNGARRCGYRHKHL, encoded by the coding sequence ATGAAACGCAGAAACGCAGTTTTACTCGGCAATATCCTAATGGGACTAGGTCTGGTTTCAATGATTGGTGGCGTAGGCCTGACCATCGTTGGCCATCTGAAGGATATGGTACTTTTACCGGGAGATCTAGCCCATATACCGATCATGGGAATTTTCCTTGGCGCCTTAGTGTGGTTGGTTGGAGCTCGTATTGGTGGGCGTGACCGGGTTGCAGATCGCTATTGGTGGATCAAACACAGCGACAACGGTGCTCGCAGATGCGGATATCGCCATAAACATCTGTAG
- a CDS encoding RipA family octameric membrane protein — translation MSLKHAHNLKKAEAQSYWQRSMLFLAMGAVITLFFGIVFFSTSTLITYFIEMVISIMGITISHAWYRVTVNNNYWHKSWYRHVSQLESQLAECSKKPVRMISELKSNQNNNTALLLNKTLNIIFFVFWCVLPIISVVKFFYYLVYINGVSLSLMNTLFLCIPFLIMVFLSIAINIFLCMFSSKDDAEIDNKELDIAQQYKTTNN, via the coding sequence ATGTCACTCAAGCACGCACATAATTTGAAAAAAGCTGAAGCTCAGTCTTACTGGCAGCGCAGTATGCTTTTTCTTGCTATGGGCGCCGTCATTACATTGTTTTTTGGCATTGTATTTTTCAGTACCTCCACGTTAATCACCTACTTTATCGAAATGGTGATTTCGATTATGGGTATTACGATTTCTCACGCCTGGTACCGGGTTACGGTGAATAATAATTACTGGCATAAGAGCTGGTATCGCCATGTTAGTCAGTTAGAGAGTCAACTGGCCGAATGTTCAAAAAAACCAGTCCGCATGATCTCTGAGCTTAAGTCTAATCAAAATAACAACACCGCTCTGCTACTCAATAAAACACTGAATATTATATTCTTTGTCTTTTGGTGTGTATTGCCCATTATCTCAGTAGTAAAATTCTTCTATTATCTTGTTTATATCAATGGTGTCTCCCTCTCTTTAATGAACACATTGTTCTTATGTATCCCATTCTTAATTATGGTATTCCTATCTATCGCTATAAACATATTCCTATGTATGTTCTCTTCCAAAGATGATGCTGAAATAGACAACAAAGAGCTGGATATCGCCCAACAGTACAAAACCACCAACAATTAA
- the ispE gene encoding 4-(cytidine 5'-diphospho)-2-C-methyl-D-erythritol kinase — MMVDWPSPAKLNLFLYINGRRPDGYHDLQTLFQFLDYGDTLNFAPRQDEQIVLLTPIDGVPDEQNLIIRAARMLQQFSNCQVGADISISKILPMGGGLGGGSSNAATVLVALNHLWKCGLTTEQLCKIGLTLGADVPVFIYGYAAFAEGVGEKLQPAQPKEKWYLVAHPGIHIPTPFIFNDQELVRNTPKRTLTTLLASPFLNDCEPIARKRFPEVEQLISWLLEYAPSRLTGTGACVFSEFDTQAAAVDVLKQAPEWLHGFVAQGVNTSPLQAVLSRQE; from the coding sequence ATGATGGTTGACTGGCCTTCACCCGCCAAACTGAATTTGTTTTTGTATATTAATGGCCGTCGCCCTGACGGCTATCACGATTTACAAACACTGTTTCAGTTTCTTGATTATGGCGATACGCTTAATTTCGCACCACGTCAGGATGAGCAAATTGTATTGTTAACGCCAATTGATGGCGTTCCTGATGAGCAAAACTTAATTATACGTGCAGCCCGAATGTTACAACAGTTCAGTAACTGTCAGGTTGGCGCCGATATTTCCATTAGCAAAATTTTGCCCATGGGCGGTGGTCTTGGCGGCGGTTCCTCTAATGCAGCAACGGTACTGGTCGCCCTCAATCACTTGTGGAAATGCGGACTGACAACAGAACAATTGTGCAAAATTGGATTAACTCTCGGTGCTGATGTTCCGGTATTTATTTATGGATATGCGGCTTTTGCTGAAGGCGTTGGTGAAAAATTACAACCTGCTCAACCAAAAGAAAAATGGTATTTAGTTGCTCATCCGGGTATACATATTCCCACACCCTTTATCTTTAACGATCAGGAGCTGGTTAGAAATACGCCAAAACGTACTCTTACCACCCTTTTAGCCTCACCTTTTTTAAATGATTGTGAACCAATCGCAAGAAAAAGGTTCCCCGAGGTTGAACAGCTCATTTCTTGGCTGTTAGAATATGCCCCATCACGTTTAACGGGAACAGGTGCTTGTGTATTTTCGGAATTCGATACGCAGGCGGCGGCTGTTGACGTGTTAAAACAAGCCCCTGAGTGGTTACATGGTTTTGTTGCGCAAGGTGTCAATACCTCACCGTTGCAAGCTGTACTCTCAAGGCAAGAATGA
- a CDS encoding lipoprotein yields MFRIFSRVCAVLVIGLLFGCNQVSQYALSEQSINKYLSTHTDKASRSFNLSGLVNADLSLNNLNAKIGRDTPNKVTLTGNAVFAISSILGNQDANLQLTINARPDFDPVKGAVYLKDLELADYDLKTTQGAVKNVKTFIPLLNSALQLYFNDQPVYVLNPANSALEATAQKLAKGIKVEEGKLVFDFIK; encoded by the coding sequence ATGTTTAGAATTTTTTCCCGCGTTTGTGCCGTGCTGGTTATTGGACTGCTGTTTGGTTGTAATCAGGTTTCTCAATATGCTTTAAGCGAGCAATCGATTAATAAATATTTATCCACCCATACTGATAAAGCATCGCGCAGCTTTAACCTGAGCGGTCTGGTTAATGCCGATCTATCCCTGAATAATCTGAATGCTAAAATTGGTCGCGATACGCCAAATAAGGTGACGTTAACCGGTAATGCCGTGTTCGCTATTTCATCTATTTTGGGTAATCAGGATGCCAATCTTCAGCTAACTATCAATGCGCGTCCGGACTTTGATCCGGTAAAAGGCGCCGTTTATCTGAAAGATCTGGAACTGGCAGACTATGACCTGAAAACCACTCAGGGCGCAGTGAAAAATGTGAAAACCTTTATTCCATTACTGAATAGCGCACTGCAACTCTATTTCAATGACCAACCGGTCTATGTTCTGAATCCAGCTAACAGTGCATTAGAGGCAACGGCACAAAAACTGGCGAAAGGCATTAAAGTAGAAGAAGGCAAACTAGTTTTCGACTTTATTAAATAA
- the mdtH gene encoding multidrug efflux MFS transporter MdtH produces the protein MPRVSRVRSLGKYFLLLDNLLVVLGFFVVFPLISIRFVDQLGWAALVVGLALGLRQFLQQGLGIFGGALADRFGAKPLIVTGMLLRAAGFATMALADQPWILIFSCALSAFGGTLFDPPRVALVIKLTRPHERGRFYSLLMMQDSAGVVIGALLGSWLLRYDFHWVCWFGAAFFVLAAALNAFVLPAYRVSTSVRAPIMNGIKAAVKDSYFRRYVLTLTGYYVLSIQVMLMLPLLVNEVSGAPETIRWMYLIQAILSLSLLYPIARWSEKYFRLDQRLMVGLLLMTFSLMPLGFVHSLSGILALIFFFYLGLIIAEPARETLSASLSNPHARASYMGFSKLGLAFGGAIGYTGGGWLYDIGHEMNLPEIPWLLLGVVGIITALALHRQFSPGV, from the coding sequence ATGCCTCGGGTATCGCGAGTCAGAAGCTTAGGTAAGTATTTTCTATTATTAGATAACCTGCTAGTTGTTCTTGGTTTTTTCGTCGTTTTCCCGCTAATTTCAATTCGATTTGTTGATCAACTTGGCTGGGCCGCATTAGTGGTCGGTTTGGCTTTAGGGCTGCGTCAGTTTCTGCAACAGGGGTTAGGCATTTTTGGTGGCGCACTGGCAGACCGTTTTGGAGCCAAGCCGCTGATCGTTACCGGTATGCTGTTACGCGCCGCAGGCTTTGCAACCATGGCATTAGCAGATCAGCCCTGGATCCTGATTTTTTCCTGTGCCCTTTCGGCTTTTGGCGGCACACTGTTTGACCCACCACGCGTGGCGTTAGTCATTAAATTAACTCGCCCCCATGAACGCGGTCGTTTCTATTCGCTGTTAATGATGCAGGACAGTGCCGGCGTGGTGATTGGCGCACTATTAGGCAGTTGGTTACTACGTTATGACTTTCACTGGGTTTGTTGGTTTGGTGCTGCATTCTTCGTACTGGCCGCCGCGTTAAACGCCTTTGTATTACCGGCCTATCGGGTTTCCACTTCGGTTCGTGCTCCTATCATGAATGGAATTAAAGCCGCAGTGAAGGATAGCTACTTCCGTCGCTATGTATTAACCCTTACCGGTTATTATGTATTATCCATTCAAGTGATGTTAATGCTGCCTTTACTGGTAAATGAAGTTTCCGGTGCACCCGAAACGATTCGCTGGATGTACCTGATTCAGGCAATTCTCTCTCTCTCCCTGCTCTATCCCATTGCCCGCTGGAGCGAGAAGTATTTCCGCCTCGATCAGCGTTTGATGGTGGGTTTACTGTTAATGACCTTTAGTCTGATGCCGTTAGGATTTGTACACTCCCTTTCCGGTATTTTAGCTCTGATCTTCTTTTTCTATCTCGGTCTGATTATTGCCGAACCGGCGCGCGAAACCTTAAGTGCCTCGCTGTCAAATCCTCATGCACGTGCCAGTTACATGGGATTTAGTAAATTAGGTTTAGCATTCGGTGGCGCTATTGGCTATACCGGCGGCGGGTGGCTTTATGATATTGGGCATGAGATGAACCTGCCTGAAATTCCCTGGTTACTTTTAGGGGTTGTCGGAATAATTACTGCGTTGGCGCTGCATCGTCAATTCTCCCCGGGAGTATGA